One genomic window of Variovorax sp. RA8 includes the following:
- a CDS encoding site-specific integrase, with translation MSSDDKGQQMGQLTVQRAGDGSPQANLTPLRRNHALLDPARLSDMAEEAAHDLMAEGESSNTRASYRTAMRYWGAWYGLRYGHQLDLPVPVPVVVQFIVDHAERSTKAGLACQLPAHIDEALVEGGFKGKLGAPALNTLTHRVSVLSMAHHLANQPNPCIDPTVKALLSKTRKAYAKRNATPHKQRALTKEPLEAVLETCDDSLKGKRDRALLLFAWSSGGRRRSEVSEAAFENLRRADEGGYLYTLANSKTNHSGKVKPEDVKPVVGIAAEAMEDWLKASGITSGPLFRRISKAGRLGEDGLTGTAIRNIVKTRCSRAGVGEDFSAHSLRSGFVTEAGRQNMPLQETMAMTGHRSMDVVTGYFRAGAAQVSAVARMMDTKKVDG, from the coding sequence ATGAGTTCAGACGACAAAGGACAGCAGATGGGCCAGTTGACCGTGCAACGCGCCGGCGACGGCTCGCCGCAGGCCAACCTCACCCCGCTCAGGCGCAACCACGCCCTGCTCGACCCGGCCCGGCTGTCCGACATGGCCGAGGAAGCCGCCCATGACCTGATGGCCGAGGGCGAATCGAGCAACACGCGCGCCTCGTACCGCACGGCGATGCGCTACTGGGGTGCCTGGTACGGCCTGCGCTACGGCCATCAGCTGGATCTGCCGGTTCCGGTACCGGTGGTGGTCCAGTTCATCGTCGACCACGCCGAGCGCTCGACCAAGGCAGGCCTCGCGTGCCAGCTGCCGGCCCACATTGATGAGGCGCTGGTCGAGGGCGGCTTCAAGGGCAAGCTCGGCGCGCCGGCACTGAACACGCTGACGCACCGGGTCTCAGTCCTCTCGATGGCCCACCACCTGGCCAACCAGCCCAACCCGTGCATCGATCCGACGGTCAAGGCGCTCCTGAGCAAGACCCGCAAGGCCTACGCCAAGCGCAACGCCACGCCACACAAGCAGCGCGCGCTGACCAAGGAGCCGCTGGAGGCTGTGCTGGAGACCTGCGACGACTCGCTCAAGGGAAAGCGCGACCGCGCCCTCCTTCTGTTCGCCTGGTCGTCTGGCGGCCGCCGTCGATCCGAGGTCTCGGAGGCGGCATTCGAGAACTTGCGCCGCGCCGATGAGGGCGGCTACCTCTACACGCTGGCCAACTCCAAGACGAACCACAGCGGCAAGGTGAAGCCAGAGGACGTGAAGCCGGTGGTCGGCATCGCCGCTGAAGCAATGGAGGACTGGCTGAAAGCCAGCGGCATCACGTCAGGCCCCCTCTTCCGCCGGATCAGCAAGGCTGGGCGGCTCGGCGAGGACGGCCTCACCGGCACGGCCATCCGCAACATCGTGAAAACGCGCTGCTCGCGTGCCGGCGTGGGCGAGGACTTCTCGGCCCACTCGCTGCGGTCGGGGTTCGTCACGGAGGCCGGCCGCCAGAACATGCCGCTACAGGAGACCATGGCCATGACCGGCCACCGCAGCATGGACGTCGTGACAGGCTACTTCCGCGCCGGCGCGGCGCAGGTCAGCGCTGTGGCGCGGATGATGGATACGAAGAAAGTGGACGGTTGA
- a CDS encoding DUF7673 family protein: MDRDIIETRGVAALQRLFAVANRDSGQCRYIALFLLGLYNGQRFPFDLTDLRAIDGDLLEDCMTVLRMDAQVTRQEVHKYFDDDMRFEALAKELGIGDIIDEGGSKLFEGMARKWGVEDVEKVRADAMRAAQPVGTPAPLHEGGTFDATLHTYGEAFGYRDVSVVARLGEGGNTEVRLRLTPSDSEALMQHITRVHAVAWRNAERGPLDKKPGEMRPAWLDRAPAQW; the protein is encoded by the coding sequence GTGGACAGGGACATCATCGAAACGAGGGGAGTCGCGGCGCTGCAGCGTCTGTTCGCCGTGGCCAATCGCGATTCGGGCCAGTGCCGCTACATCGCGCTCTTCCTGCTGGGCCTGTACAACGGCCAGCGCTTTCCTTTTGACCTCACGGACCTGCGCGCGATCGACGGCGATCTCCTCGAGGACTGCATGACCGTGCTGCGCATGGATGCGCAGGTCACGCGCCAGGAGGTGCACAAGTACTTCGACGACGACATGAGGTTCGAAGCCTTGGCAAAGGAATTAGGCATCGGGGACATCATCGACGAGGGAGGTAGCAAGCTGTTCGAGGGGATGGCGAGAAAATGGGGCGTCGAGGACGTGGAGAAGGTTCGCGCGGATGCGATGCGCGCGGCGCAGCCCGTGGGCACGCCGGCGCCGCTGCACGAGGGCGGTACGTTCGATGCCACGTTGCACACCTATGGCGAAGCCTTCGGCTACCGGGACGTGTCGGTCGTCGCCCGGCTCGGCGAGGGCGGCAACACCGAGGTTCGGCTGAGGCTTACGCCCAGCGACAGCGAAGCCCTCATGCAGCACATCACCCGCGTCCACGCCGTCGCCTGGCGCAACGCCGAGCGCGGCCCGCTGGACAAGAAGCCAGGCGAGATGCGGCCAGCATGGTTGGACAGAGCCCCTGCGCAGTGGTAG
- the arsC gene encoding arsenate reductase (glutaredoxin) (This arsenate reductase requires both glutathione and glutaredoxin to convert arsenate to arsenite, after which the efflux transporter formed by ArsA and ArsB can extrude the arsenite from the cell, providing resistance.) has product MLAARPFLALIRNSGAEPRVIEYLKTPPDRETLVGLIRAMGITTRQLLRRKGTPYDELGLDDPKWSDDQLIDLMLKHPILINRPIVVTPLGTRLCRPSEVVLDILPSPQRGAFAKEDGEAVVDAEGRRVRQHA; this is encoded by the coding sequence ATGCTTGCGGCAAGGCCATTCTTGGCCCTGATCCGCAACAGCGGCGCCGAGCCGCGGGTCATCGAGTACCTCAAGACGCCGCCGGACCGCGAGACCTTGGTCGGCTTGATCAGGGCCATGGGAATCACGACGCGCCAGCTCCTGCGCCGGAAAGGCACACCCTACGACGAGCTTGGCTTGGACGACCCGAAGTGGTCTGACGACCAGTTGATCGATCTCATGCTGAAGCATCCGATCCTGATCAATCGCCCGATCGTGGTGACGCCCTTGGGTACCAGGTTGTGCAGGCCATCCGAGGTTGTCCTGGACATCCTGCCATCGCCCCAGCGCGGCGCCTTCGCGAAGGAAGATGGAGAAGCTGTCGTCGATGCGGAGGGCCGACGTGTCCGCCAGCATGCCTGA
- a CDS encoding peroxiredoxin family protein, whose product MKIPRSITAGLVAFLVVIGLVLVWHLTGLRVAAPNVTYTLIDGKRQELQALRGKVVLVNFWATSCATCVKEMPAITATYEKYKSRGYETVAVAMSYDPPAYVVAFAESRRLPFPVAIDNTGAVAKSFGDVRLTPTTFLIDRRGRVVKRYLGEPDFTELNKQIETLLAEG is encoded by the coding sequence ATGAAGATCCCTCGCAGTATCACCGCTGGCTTGGTAGCGTTTTTGGTCGTCATCGGCTTGGTGTTGGTTTGGCACTTGACAGGCCTGCGGGTAGCGGCGCCAAACGTTACTTACACCCTGATCGATGGCAAGCGCCAGGAACTTCAGGCGTTGCGTGGCAAGGTGGTGCTGGTCAACTTTTGGGCCACGAGTTGTGCCACCTGCGTCAAGGAGATGCCCGCGATCACTGCGACATACGAGAAGTACAAGTCGCGCGGCTACGAGACGGTGGCCGTCGCCATGAGCTACGACCCACCGGCCTACGTAGTTGCTTTTGCCGAGTCGCGAAGGCTGCCATTCCCTGTGGCAATTGACAACACCGGCGCAGTCGCCAAGTCCTTCGGCGATGTGCGGCTGACACCGACCACTTTTCTGATCGACAGGCGCGGCCGGGTCGTCAAGCGCTACCTCGGCGAGCCCGATTTCACCGAGCTAAACAAACAGATCGAAACCCTGCTCGCCGAAGGGTAG
- a CDS encoding cytochrome c oxidase subunit 3 → MNVSTTIPVPTGRSDDPGMIPSTSLPRPGAVVATGLWFFMGVATMLFGLLSLAYVFRLDGVEGYPLALPWQLWLSTGLLAIGSIALQRASGAARLTRRSRALGLLLFGGACTFLFLGVQLWAWSDMQAARVMLAGNPAGSFFYLLTAMHGLHVAGGIVAVVLTMRTVWSESDLAREAWRISLCARYWHFLWVVWAVLFAMMALLTPEAVRIICGTLKP, encoded by the coding sequence ATGAACGTGTCGACCACCATCCCTGTACCGACCGGACGCAGTGACGATCCCGGCATGATCCCATCGACCAGCCTGCCCCGCCCGGGCGCTGTCGTCGCGACGGGATTGTGGTTTTTCATGGGCGTCGCGACGATGCTCTTCGGACTCTTGAGCCTGGCGTACGTTTTTCGCCTGGACGGGGTCGAGGGTTACCCGCTCGCGCTCCCCTGGCAGCTTTGGCTCAGTACCGGACTACTGGCGATCGGTAGCATCGCATTGCAGCGAGCCAGCGGCGCGGCGCGCCTGACTCGTCGCTCCAGGGCGCTTGGATTGTTGCTCTTTGGGGGCGCATGCACGTTCTTGTTCCTGGGCGTTCAATTGTGGGCGTGGTCAGACATGCAGGCTGCCCGCGTCATGCTGGCCGGCAATCCTGCGGGATCCTTCTTTTACTTGCTAACGGCGATGCATGGCCTTCACGTTGCGGGGGGCATCGTCGCGGTGGTGCTGACCATGCGAACCGTCTGGTCCGAGTCCGATCTGGCGCGCGAGGCCTGGCGCATCAGCCTGTGCGCACGCTATTGGCACTTCCTGTGGGTCGTCTGGGCAGTGCTCTTCGCCATGATGGCCCTCCTGACACCCGAAGCGGTCCGCATCATCTGCGGCACGCTCAAGCCTTGA
- a CDS encoding SCO family protein produces MSAYLKLCRWSLLLIVAMASACSPAPQPFNSVEISGAEYARKLELPDADGRVRTLSDFKGKVTVVFFGFTSCPDVCPTTLTELAEVKRSLGKDGARVQGVLVTIDPERDTPEVLKAYMSAFDPSFVALRGSPEQTQATAKEFRVYYRKVPNKEGTNYSMDHTAASYVFDPQGRVRLFTRYGIGAKPLAADIKRLLAES; encoded by the coding sequence ATGTCTGCCTACCTCAAGCTTTGCCGTTGGTCCCTGCTCTTGATCGTGGCGATGGCATCCGCGTGCTCGCCGGCGCCGCAGCCGTTCAACTCCGTCGAGATCTCCGGCGCCGAGTACGCCCGCAAGCTGGAACTTCCAGATGCTGATGGCCGTGTGCGCACACTATCGGACTTCAAGGGCAAGGTGACGGTCGTGTTCTTCGGCTTCACATCCTGCCCAGACGTATGCCCGACAACGCTGACCGAACTGGCCGAGGTGAAGCGCTCGCTCGGAAAGGATGGGGCGCGGGTTCAAGGCGTACTCGTTACCATTGATCCCGAGCGAGACACGCCGGAAGTCCTGAAGGCGTACATGTCTGCTTTCGACCCCTCCTTCGTTGCGTTGCGGGGCTCGCCCGAGCAGACGCAGGCTACCGCGAAAGAGTTCCGGGTCTACTACAGGAAAGTGCCGAACAAGGAAGGTACAAACTACTCGATGGACCATACGGCGGCTTCGTATGTGTTCGATCCGCAAGGACGGGTACGGCTCTTCACGCGCTACGGGATTGGCGCGAAGCCGCTGGCGGCCGACATCAAGCGGTTGCTCGCCGAAAGCTGA
- a CDS encoding DUF411 domain-containing protein — MKRRPLIAILAALPFLQARLAHAATQVHVYKDPNCGCCTAWVDHLKAAGFSVKVTETDDTASVRKRLGMPDRFGGCHTATLDGYVLEGHVPAAEARRLLATKPQAIGLAVPGMPVGSPGMEYGSRRDPYQVLLIDRNGRETVFASYP, encoded by the coding sequence ATGAAAAGACGTCCACTCATTGCCATACTCGCGGCGCTGCCCTTCTTGCAGGCGCGCTTGGCGCATGCCGCCACGCAAGTTCACGTCTATAAGGATCCAAATTGTGGCTGCTGCACCGCGTGGGTCGACCATCTGAAGGCAGCAGGCTTCTCCGTCAAGGTGACAGAGACCGATGACACTGCGAGCGTGCGCAAGCGACTGGGCATGCCCGACCGGTTCGGTGGCTGCCACACCGCCACGCTGGACGGCTATGTGCTGGAAGGGCATGTGCCTGCCGCCGAGGCGAGACGACTGCTGGCGACGAAGCCACAAGCCATCGGTCTCGCCGTGCCCGGGATGCCCGTGGGTTCGCCGGGAATGGAATACGGCTCGCGGCGCGACCCCTATCAGGTCCTCCTCATTGATCGCAATGGTCGGGAGACGGTTTTCGCCAGCTACCCATAG